The DNA sequence GCAGATCGCCCTCAAGCAGAAGCACAGCATCACCATCACGGTGGACGACCTGGTGAAGATCTACGGCCCCAGCCACGCGCGCGACAAATACCAGGGCAACGATGTGGCCGGTGTGGTCACCGGGCTGGCCTGGACGCCCACGGGCGGCGACATCCTCTTCATCGAGACCAGCATCACCAAGGGCGAGGGCAAGCTCACGCTCACCGGCAACCTGGGCGACGTGATGAAGGAGAGCGCCATCATCGCCCTGGAATACCTCAAGGCCCACAGCGGGATCATCGGGCTGGACCCCGATGTGTTCAAGCGCTGGAACGTGCACGTGCACGTGCCCGAAGGGGCCACGCCCAAGGACGGTCCCAGTGCCGGCATCGCCATGCTCACCAGCATCGCCAGCGCCTTCACCCAGCAGAAGGTGCGCAAGTTCACCGCCATGACCGGCGAGATCACCCTGCGCGGCCGGGTGCTGCCCGTCGGCGGCATCAAGGAGAAGATCCTCGCCGCCAAACGCGCGGGCATCAAGGAGATCATCCTCAGCGCGGACAACCGCAAGGACATCGAGGACATCGACGTGCGCTACACCAAGGGCATGCGCTTCACTTACGTGACCGAGATGATCGAGGTGGTGAAGCACGCCCTTCTCAAGGAGAAGGTGGAGAACGCGCTGAAGGTGGCGTAGGGGCACGCCGGAATGAGCGAATGGTAGCCACTCGCGAGGGACTACCTAGCCTGTCGTTGCTTCAGCTCAAGATCATCGCACCATCCGTCCGCGTTGGCGTCTAGATAGACGAATACACTGTCCGCAGTGTATCTCACCCACTCGTCGAAATACCCGTTTTGTCCAAAATCCTCAAACCGGGCCACCAATCGATCGCTTGGGTCGAAAGCATACTGGACTTCGAAGATGCCATTGAAGTCCTCATCTACCTGCACGTAAGCGGCTTTGTCATTTGTCGCGTAGGTGATCACTGAATCGTCCTCAAGGTCACGGTTCCTGTCATATCCAACATCCAAGAGCCTGCGGTCAGCTTTGAGACGACGAATGGTGATATCTCGGGGTAGGTCATGTTCCCACAGAACTTTACTGCCAGTCCACCTGGTGTTCTTCCGGTATTGAGCGTAACCGAAGATCAGGCTTGAGACCAGAGCGATGCCCAGCACAATGATCGCCTTGCGCATAGGCGAATCTACTTGTACCGAGCCTTGGCGCGAGCCACACTATTCGAACTTCGCCTCCCACATGGATCATCCGCGCCTGCTTTCCATTTCCACCGTTCAGTACGACCTTCCTCCGGATCGGATCGCCCAGCATCCGCCGGCCGATCGGGGAAGCTCACGGCTGCTGGTGTACCGCGAGGGTGCGATCGAGGACCGGCGGTTCGCCGAGCTGCACGATCTGCTGCCATCGCGCGTACTTCTGGTGATGAACGATACCCGCGTGCTGAACGCGCGGCTGCATTTCCAGAAGGACACCGGCGCTCGCATCGAGGTGTTCTGTCTGGAGCCCGCCGACGGCGGTCCCTTGCAGCAGGCCTTTCAGCGCACCGGCGAGGTGGAATGGCGCTGTGCGGACGGCCTGCGGATGTAAAGCCTATGTTAACTCCGGTAACATGGAGTTAACATAGGCTTAATTCTTTCGCAGCTTTGCGATAACCCGCCCATGCGCGCATCACTGCTCCTCATTGGCCTTCTGGTCCTGGTCGTCAGCACGTGGGCCCAGCGTCCGGGCGAAGGTCTATCGGCTCGGTTCGACAAGGGCAGAGGTGTGGTCATCCAGCGGGATAGTCTGTTCAGGATGACGGTCCGCTTTCGAATGCAGAACCGGTTCGCCATGTTGAGCGAGAGCGGTGATGACCTGTCCATCGGAAGCAGTGACATCCGGATCCGCCGCATGCGGCTGCGCTTCGATGGTTCCGTGCTCAGCTCCAAGATCCAGTACAAAGTGCAGTTGGGCTTCAGCAAAGCGGACCTGGACCTGGTGGATGGCACGGTGGCGCAGCCCATCCGCGATGCGGTCGCCACCTATGCGCCGGACGGACATTGGAGCTTCACGATCGGTCAGACCAAGCTGCCCGGCAACCGCCAGCGCGTGGTGTCCTCCGGGGCGCTGCAGCTTCCGGACCGCTCCATCGTGAACGCCGCATTCACCTTGGACCGCGATTTCGGGGTCTTCGCCACCTGGCAGGCCCCTATCAAGGCGCATGAGCTCGCTGTGAAGGTGGCGCTCACCAGCGGAGAAGGGCGCAATGCCTCACCCGGGGACGAAGGCCTTTGCTACACGGGACGCATGGAATGGCTTCCGTTCGGGGCGTTCACCGATGAAGGTGATTTCTTCGAGGGGGACCTGGCGCGGGAGTCCAGGGTAAAGGTCTCTGTGGCGGCGGGCTATTCCGCGAACATCAACGCGCGCCGAAGCGGTGGACAGCTCGGTACGTTCCTTCCGGACGATCAAGAGCGCACCTTGAACACCTTCATCGCCGACGCCCTGTTGAAGTACCGCGGACTTGCGGTGAGCACCGAGTTCTGCCACCGGGACGTGGCGGGCGCACCCGTGGTGATGGCAGCCGATGGTGGGTCCGTCATCGCCTTGGAGGGCTGGGGTTGGAACACCCAGGTGAGCAAGCTGCTTGGCGCCCGGAACGAGGTGGTCGGGCGCTATGCGATGGTGGTGCCGTCCGACGCCCTGCAAGGCTTCACGACCCGGAGCGAGGAGGGCTGGCTGGGCTATACACGCTACATCAACCACCACCGGGTGAAGCTGCAGAGCGCGGTCAGTTATGCATGGGCCGGCGGCCGGGCCGCCTTCGATGCACCCGGGGCGCGCTGGGGCCTTTGGTTGCAGATGGAGCTGGGCATCTGATCATCGCCCGTACCGATCTTCGCGGTCATGCCGCATCCCCGTGATCTGTCCGTCTCCGCCGTTCAGTACGACCTTCCTCCGGATCGGATCGCCCAGCATCCGCCGGCCGATCGGGGAAGCTCACGGCTGCTGGTGTACCGCGAGGGTGCGATCGAGGACCGGCGGTTCGCCGAGCTGCCCGATCTGCTGCCGTCGGGCGCACTTCTGGTGATGAACGATACCCGCGTGGTGAACGCGCGGCTGCACTTCCACAAGGATACCGGCGCCCGCATCGAGGTGTTCTGTCTGGAGCCCGCCGACGGCGGTCCCGCGGAGCAGGCCTTTCAGCGCACCGGCGAGGTGGAGTGGCGCTGTGCCTTGGGCAACGCGAAGCGATGGAAGCAGGGCCCCTTGGGTCAGGTGTTCCGCTCGGCGCAGGGTGACGTGCAGCTCTTCGCCGAACGGCTGCCCGACGATGGCAGTGGGCCGCGCGTACGGTTCAACTGGCTGCCCGACGGACTGTGCTTCGCCGACGTGCTCGCGCGCGCCGGCAAGGTCCCTCTGCCGCCGTACATGCACCGGGAGGCCGAGGACGAGGACCAGGAACGGTACCAGACGGTCTTCGCCCGTGCCGAGGGATCGGTGGCGGCACCCACGGCCGGCCTGCACTTCACGCCGGCGCTGCTGGAGGCCCTCGTCGCGAATGGCGTACAGCGCGCCCACGTCACCCTGCATGTGGGCGCGGGCACCTTCCAGCCGGTTCACGCCGGGACCATGGCCGGCCATGCCATGCACCGGGAACGCATCCTGGTGTCGCGGGAGGTGGTGCAGCAGTTGCACGACAGCGTGGGGGTGCGGCCCATCGTGGTCACCGGCACCACCACCATGCGGACGCTGGAGAGCCTGTACTGGCACGGCGCCCGGATCCTACGCGGCTCCGATCCGGAGGAGATGCAGGTTCACCAGTGGGAGCCGTATGAGTTCCCGCTGGCGGATCATCCGGGCGTACGCGAGGCCTTGGGCGCCGTGCTGCGCTGGATGGACGGCCGTGAGCTGGATCAGGTCAACGGTAGCACGGCCTTGCTCATCGCGCCCGGCTACCGCGTGCGGCTGGCCGATGCGCTGATCACGAACTTCCACCAGCCCGGCAGCACCCTGCTGCTGCTGGTCGCGGCCTGCGTGGGGGAGGACTGGCGCCGGATCTACGATCATGCGCTGGCCGGGGGCTACCGCTTCCTGAGCTACGGGGACGCCTCGCTGCTGTGGGTGCGGCGACCGTGAACGGGAAAGCCCCGCCGTGATGGCGGGGCCTTCCTACCGGGGTCATAGCCCCGGTGCGATGCTTCAGGCTTAGAGGGGAAGCGTCCAGCCGGCCGTCCAATCGTCGCCCGCCGGGACCGCGCCCTTGAACGTGGCCGGGGAGAACCAGCTGTCGAGCGTGGTGGGGTCCACGGCATTGGCGTTCTCGGTGCCCACGTAGCCGGTGAGCACGCCCGGGTCGGTGGCGGAGTTGGTGGCGTCGTTGGCGAAGGGATCGCAGCCGTTCCAGTTGGTGGCGAAGCCGTAGGCGGTGCTGTTGCGGCAGATCAGCAGGCCCTGGTCCATCCAGGTGCTGGAGCTGTCGCTGACGCGGATGCCGCTGCCGGCACCGGCGCCGGCCACCAGGCCGTTGTACAGGCTGCCGCGGGTGCCGTGGCGCAGGCGGACGGCCTCGCTGGCGGTGCCGTCATCGGCGGCCACGATGGTGAAGTTGCTCACGATGGGGTTCGAGAAGGGCTGCACCATGAAGTCGGTCTCCCAGTTGTCGCACTCGAAACCGCGATCGCAGCTGGCGGCGTCCTGGTGCACGGCCCAGAACTGGCCCTTGCCGCGCCAGCCATGGCTCCAGTCGAAGCTGTCGTCGCTGTTGCCTGTGCTCAGCGCCCACTTCAGGGTGGCGGTGCCGCCGAAGAACTCGAAGCCGTCATCGCTGCCCTTGTAGGCCTGCAGGTGCTCCAGCACCGTGCCACTGCCCACACCGTTGAAGGAGAAGCCGTTCAGTTCATTGTCCGTGCCGAGGATCTTGCCGGCGTACTCCACGCGCACGTACTTCATCACGCCGCTGTTGTCGCTGTCGTCGCTGCCGCCATAGGTGCCCGAGCCACCCTCGCCCTCGGCGGTGCAGCCGCCGCCGCCGCAGATGTTGATCTGCGCGTAGCCATTGAGGATGATGCCGCCCCATGCGCCCGGGGCCGCGCCGCCGGTGATGGTCTTGATCGTGGTGAACACGATGGGGGCCGAGGGGCTGCCCACCGCGTTGATGCGCCCGCCGCGTTGCACGCTCAGGAAGGGTGTGGTGCCGTCGTCGGCCGCGTAGATCATCGTGCCGGCATCGATCGTGAGCACCGCGCCGGTGTTGACGAAGACGCCTCCGCTCAGCAGCCAGCGCTTGTCCGAGCCCAGCGTGCGGCTGCTGCTTACGGTGCCGCTGAGGATGTGGTAGGTCTGTCCGTTGATCACCGTGGTGGGGTCCGTGGTGGTATAGACGCAGGTGCCATCATCGTTGTCCGCATCGGGATCGTAGTTCACGGCGCTGGGGTCTGTGCACCCTTCCTTCTTCTTGCAGGAGGTGAGCGGTGCCACGGCGATGCCGACCACGGCGAGCGTGGTGAGGAGGCGGCTGGTGAGGGAGGCGTTGATCTTCATGGTCTGTGTTGATGGCGCAAAGCTCCAGCCGCATCATGAGGCCGATGTGTGCCGAGCGTTATCCTTTCCTTAATCATCGCCGGCATCGCCCGCACATCCGCTTAACATGAGCGGCGCGCCGGACCACCCGGTCCGGCGCGCCGCTCATCTTCGTCCTTACAGGATGCGGAAGCCGATGCCGGCGGAGATACCGACGCCGGTGCGGTACTCGCTCACGAGCGAGGTACCGTTGGGCGTTTCCTGCTGCACCCGCACCGGGGCGTCGAGCAGGTTGCGCAGGTTGAGGTTCACCTGCCAGCGGCGGCCGATGTCGCCGCGCAGGATGAAGTTCAGGGTGTGCACCGGCAGCTCGTACTGGTCGCCCAGGCCATTGGCGCCCGCAGCGAAGACGCGCGCACCGAACACGTTGTACGCGGCGGTGGCCGTCAGCGTCAGCGTGCGGCCCAGCGCGCGGGTCCAGCTCAGGTCGGCGTTCAGCAGGTAGGGGCTGGCGCCCTGGAGCGGACGGGCCGCGTTCGTCAGCACCACCGTCCCGCTCTCCGATCCGGCGTTCTGTTCGCCGACCTCGAGGCGGCTGCAGAGGTAGGTGGCGTTCAATCCGATGCTGAAGGCGTTCCACACGCTGCTGTCACGCCCCATCAGGTGGCCGATGTTGCGCACCAGCTCCACCTCCACACCCGCCACGGTGGCCTGGCCCGTGTTGCGGAAGCTCATCAGCTGGCCGCTCGCGGTGGCCAGCGCCACCTTCTCGATGGGGTCGTTCAGCACCTTGCCGAAGGCGCCCACGGCGAGCAGTTCGCCATGCCCGGGGTAGAGCTCATAGCGCAGGTCGGCGTTGTAGTTCGTGCCGTTGCGCAGGTCGGGGTTCCCGATGTTCTTGGTGCCCGCGAAGAACTCGGTGTACTCGAAGGGGGCCATTTCACGGAAGCCGGGCCGGCTGATCGTCTTGCTGCCGCTGAGGCGCAGCACATGACGCTCACGCAGGTCGAGGCGCAGGCTCAGGAAGGGCAGCAGGTCGTCGCTCTCGATGCGGGCCACGCGCTGGGGCTGGTAGAAGCTGTCGCTCTGCTTGCGGTACACGATGCGCTGGTCGCCCTGCTCGAAGCGCGCGCCGGTGAGCAGCTTCAGCTTTTCGGGGACCAGGTCCACTTCGGCCGCAAGGTGGGCCCCGTTGATGTTCCGCTCGATCCGATGGTCCGCTTCGGGGCCGGTGCTGTTGTTGAGGGTGAACTGCCCGGCGGCGTAGGTGGTGGCGTTCAGGTACTGGTCCGGCGCGTCCACGTCGACCCCGCCAGGGTTCGCGGCGTTCACGCCGGTGAGGTCGTAGGTGAGGATGTCGTACCCGAAGCGGCGCTCCATGCGACGCACCTGGTAGCCGGTGCGGAGCGTGAGCACGTTGTGGAGCTCCATGTCGCGCTCGCGCTGGATCACGCGGTAGGCGGCACCGGCCTGGGCGCTCAGCTCCTCCTCGCGGAGGTCGCTGTACCAACGGTGGTTCTCGAGGCGGTCGATCGCGTTGAAGCGGTAGTTCGTGGTCCCGCCATCCGTGTTGTAGAGGTAGACCAGTTGCCGACGGTCGGGTTCGGCCGCATCGGCGGTGCCCATCGATCCGCTCCAGTCCAGGGTGAGGCGGTCGGCCCGGCCGAACGCATGGTGGCCGGCGAGCTGGTTCACCCACATGCTGTTCCGGCGGAAGGTGTAGCGACGCGCATGCACACGGTCGGCGTAGTCGAAGTGGAAGCCGTCGTTCACACGGTGCTCGTCGCTGCTGAGGTTCACCCACAGGCTGGTGACGGACACCTGATGCCGCTTGCCCAGTTCGAGGTTCAGGCCGGCGAGCGCGGAGCTCTGGGTGTTGAACTGCCAGCTTTGAAGTTCGTAGTCGATCAGCGCGGCGTTGCTGGCGTTGACGATGCGCACGGCCCCTTCCCGGTAGCGGTGCTCGTTGCGGTAGCTGGCGCTTCCGATCACGCCCAGCGCGATGTGCTCGCCCAGCCGGAGGCGCGTGCCGCCGGACAGCCCGAAGTTGAGGTCGGGCGCGGCGGTGCCCTGCGTGCCGTTGAGGTTCGTGGGGACCAGGAGCTGCTCCCCGCCGATGTTGGTCCCGGGTCGCGCGGCGCCGGCGGGCAGATCGCGCGTGCCATCATCGCGCCCCCAGAAGTCGCTGCCCCCGCCGTTGGAGGAGCGGAAGGTGCCAAAGGTGGTGCGTGTGTTCACCCCGCCGCCCACCTGGATGCGCAGGGTCGGCTCGGCCGTGGCCCGGCGCGTGCGGATGTCCACGGAACCGCCACTGAAGTCGCCGTAGAGTTCGGGGGAGAAGGCCTTGGTGACGGAGATGCTGCCCACCACATCGGTGGGGATGATGTCCAGCGGAGCCACCTTCATGTCGGGGTCGGGGGAGGGCAGGGGCAGGCCGTTGAGGTAGGCCGCATTGTAGCGGTCGCCCAGGCCGCGCACGAAGACGTAGCGGCCGCCCACGACGCTCATGCCGACCATCTTGGTGACGCCCTCGGCCACGTCCGTCGCACCTTTCTTCCGCAGCTCCTGTGCGCCGATGGTCTGCACGAGCTTGTCGGTCTCCTTGCGCTCCATCATCAGCACCGACTCGCGCTCACGGTCCACCGTATGCACCACATCCACCTGCTGGAGCTGGTTGGAGGGGGTCGCCAGGGTGACATCGGCGGTCGTGGCCGCACCCGGCACCACGGTGATGGTGCGCTCCACGGGCTCGAAGCCCACGAAGCTCACCAGCAGGGTATGTTCGCCCGCCGGGCAGGGAAAGCTGTACTTCCCGTCCAGATCGGTGCTGGCGCCGAAGGTGGTGCCCTTGATGATCACGTTCACGAAGGGCATCGGCTGCACGGTGCCGCCCTCGTTGGCGGTGATCACACCGGCCACGGTGCCGTTCTGGGCGAAGGCCGTCCACGTCACCAGCAGAAGCAGGGAGAGAAGGAGGGTGCGGTGCATCGAAGGAGGCGAACGGTCCTGTTCGTTCGCGCCGCAAAGGTCCCGGCATGGTGTTACGTCGGTCTGTTCCGATCGTTAAGGCTTTGTTACGTGCGGTCACCGGCAAGTTCTCGGGAGCGGATAATAGGTCGTTCTATCTTGCGTTCCCTAACCGCGCCGCCCGGCGCGTACCTGCATGAAGCGATCCCTCGCCGCCCCTGTCGCCTTGCTGCTCCTGTTGGCACCGGTCAGGGCCCAGCTCGGTGGTCAGGCCGTGTTCCGCGTGCTCGACATCCCCTCCTCGGCCCGCATCAGTGCCTTGGGGGGCACCCACATCGCGGTGATGGACGACGACCTGAACATGGGCATCTTCAATCCCTCGGTGCTCAACTCCACCATGGGGCGGCAGGTCGCCTTCAGCTATCTGCCCTACTTCGAGGGCATCAAGATGGGGTTCGGGTCCTACGCCCATCACTTCGACAGCCTGCGCACCACCTTCAGCGGCACGGTGCAGTTCGTGGACTACGGCACCTTCCAGCGGACCGAGGCCGATGGTTCGGAGACCGGCACGTTCCGCGGAGGCGAGTACGTCGTGCAGCTCGGGGCCTCGCGTGCCTTGGACAGCCTGTTCACCGTGGGCGCCAACCTGAAGTTCATCACCTCGCAGCTGGAGGCCTACACCGCCACCGGCTGGGCGGCCGACCTGGGGGCCACCTTTCACAAGCGGAGCATGGGGCTCACCGTGTCGGCGTTGCTGCGCAACATCGGCTTCGTGAGCTCGCGCTACACCGACCAAAAGGAGAAGCTGCCGTTCGATGTGCAGCTGGGGGTCAGCTACCGGTTCCGCCATGCGCCGTTCCGCCTGGGCCTCACCTTCGTCAACCTGCAGCAATGGGACCTCACCTATGACGATCCGGTGCAGCAGCAGCAGATCGACCCCACCACGGGCGAGCCGATCGTGGAGGAGGTCTCCTTCTTCGAGAACGCCGTGTTGCACCTGGTGCCCAACGTGGAGGTGTTGTTGGGCCGCTACTTCAACCTGCGGGTGGGCTACGACTTCCAGCGGCGGCGCGAGCTGAAGGTGGACGGCAAGCCGGGCATCAGCGGGTTGAGCTTTGGCCTCGGCCTGCGCGTGAGCAAGGTGCACCTGAGCTACGGCTTTGCGCAGTACCACCTGGCGGGCATCTCCAACACGATCACCCTGGCGGCCCGGTTCAGCGACTTCAAGAAGCGCCCCCCCGGCCAGGAGCCCGAACGCAGGCGGAAGCGCAAGGAGGAGGCCCCGGCGCCGGTGAGCGTGCCCGAAGGCTGAGCAGGACCGCGCTACCTTGCGGCCGTGCGGCGCATCACCATCGCCATCGACGGCTTTTCGTCCTGCGGCAAGAGCACGCTGGCCCGGCAGCTGGCCCAGCACCTGGGCTATACCTACATCGACAGCGGCGCCATGTACCGGGCGGTGGCCCTCTTCGCCATGGAGAACGGCCTGGTGCGCGACGGGGTGCTGAACAAGGAGGGACTGCTGGCGCTGCTCGACGGCATCGACATCCGGTTCCAGCACGACCCCATGACCGACCGCAGCGCCACCACCCTCAACGGGCGGAACGTGGAGCACAGGATCCGCTCCCTGGAGGTGAGCAACCACGTCACCCTCGTGAGCCCGGTGCCCGAGGTGCGGGCCAAGCTGGTGCGGCTCCAGCAGCGGATGGGGCGCGAGAAAGGGGTGGTGATGGACGGCCGGGACATCGGCACGGTGGTCTTCCCCGACGCGGAGGTGAAGCTGTACATGACGGCCCGCCCGGAGGTGCGCGCCCTGCGCCGCTACCACGAGCTGAAGACCAAGGGCGCGGAGGTCACCCTGGCCGAAGTGGAGGCCAACATCCGCCGGCGCGACCTGGACGATACCACCCGGGCGGCCGATCCGCTGACCATGGCCCCGGATGCGATCGCGATCGACAACAGCGACATCACCGCGCAGGAGCAGTTCGAACTGGCCCTGGGCCACGTGCTCGACGTGCTGGCCCAGGTGGGGCAGGAGTAGGGCCGCCTAGCCCGTGGACACCATCCCCTCCACCACTTCCACCGGGTCCTTCACGCCCGCCACAAAGCCCAGCACCTTCAGCATCACCTTGTCCAGCAGGGTGTCCGGGCAGCTGGCGCCACTGGTGAGGATGATCGTGAGCGGGCGCTTCGCAGGTAGCCAGCCATCCGTGGTCTCGAGCTTGTGCCCGGGATAGTTGAAGTGCTGGATGGTGTCCGCGCTCAGGATCTCGCCTTCGTCCTTGATGAAGTAGGTGGGGAACCTGCGCTCCAGCAATTCCACCAGGTGACTGGTGTTGCTGCTGTTGTAGCCGCCCACCACCAGGGCCAGGTCGGCCTCGGCCTTCAGCAGTTCGTGGGTGGCGTCCTGGTTGTCGTTGGTGGCGTAGCAGAGCGTGTCGCGCGTGTCGGCGAAATGGGCCTTGATGTCCGAAGCGCCGTACTTCCCGATCATCACCTGCTTCAGGTGGTCGGCGATGGCCTGGGTCTCGGTGGCCAGCATGGTGGTCTGGTTCACCACACCGATGCGCTGCAGGTCGCGCGCGGGGTCGAAGCCGTCGCTGGCACGGCTCCGGAACACGCGTTCGAAGGTGTCGGCCGGTTCATCGCCGCGGATGATGCGACCCAGGAGCTCGGCCTCGGCCATGTCACGCAGCACCACGGCGGGGGCCTTCCGCACGGTATGGCTGAAGGTGGCCCGCGTCTCCTCGTGCGTGGCCTTGCCGTGGATCACCACCGTGTACTGCTGATCACCCAGCTGGTCGCTGCGCTTCCACACCTTCTCCACGAAGGGGCAGGTGGTGTTGTACCGCAGGGGGTCGATGCCGATGGCCTTCAGCCGGGCCTCGGTCTCCAGCGTGGTGCCGAAGGCCGGGATGATCACGATGTCCTCGGCCGTGAGCGCGCTCCAGTCCATCAGCATCCGGCCGTGCGTATCCTGAATGAAGTGCATGCCCCGCGCGGTGAGGTCGTCGTTCACCGCCTGGTTGTGGATCATCTGGCTGAGGAGGAAGATCCGCCTGCCGGGGTTCTCCTCCAGGGCCTTGTAGCTGATCTCGATGGCGTTCTCCACCCCGTAGCAGAAGCCGAAGTGGCGGGCGAACACGAACCGCACCGGTCCCAGGTCCAGCAGGGTGGGGGCCAGGTCCTGCTTGCGCGGGTCCTGTGCCTTGCGGAACGCCTTGATGCGGCCGATGAGCGCGCTGCGGTAGTGGACGGGAATGGTGAAGCTGCGCACGACGGGACGGGGCGATGGGTGGGAGGAGGCTGGGAACGGCTGAGGGTCAGGGCACACAGGGCGGGCTGCCGCCAAAGGTAGCCGGAGGGTCCGCTGTGCTGGCCTGCATTCCCCGGGGGCGCCGACCCGCCCCGATCCCATTCACGGGTTCAATGCATTGAGGATCAGGTTCCTTTTGTACTTTTGCGGTCCTTTTTCGGATCCGCCCTCCGCATCCGCGGTCCGGCAGGCCTTAGCAGGAAGCTCACGCAGGGACACCGTGAGCCAACACAACCCTCCCGGTCGGTGGCCCCTTGGGTCGGGATACAAACGTCAGTACAGCATGTCGACGGAACAGAACAAGGTCACCTTCGCCGAACCACCCGCGGATTTCGATTGGGCCGGATTGGAGGATGACAAGAAAGGCATCCCGGCCAAGGAACGGGAGGCCATGGAGAAGGCCTACGAGGACACCCTCAGCAGCATCTCCGAGAAGGAGGTCCTCATGGGCACCGTGGTGGGCATGAACAAGAAGGAGGTGGTCATCAACATCGGCTACAAGTCCGAGGGTGTGGTGCCCCTGAGCGAGTTCCGCTACAAGCCCGACCTGAAGTTGGGCGACCAGGTGGAGGTGTACATCGAGAAGCAGGAGGACAAGGGCGGCCAGATGGTGGTGAGCCACAAGACGGCCCGCGTGCACAACGCCTGGGGCAAGGTGAACCACGCCATGACCACCGACGAGGTGATCACCGGCTACGTGAAGTGCCGCACCAAGGGCGGCCTCATCGTGGACGTGTTCGGCATCGAGGCCTTCCTGCCCGGTTCGCAGATCGATGTGAAGCCGATCCGCGACTACGACCAGTACGTGGGCAAGAACATGGAGTTCAAGGTGGTGAAGATCAACCAGGAGTTCAAGAACGTGGTGGTCTCCCACAAGGCGCTGATCGAGGCCGAGCTCGAGGCGCAGAAGAAGCAGATCATCGGCGGCCTGGAGAAGGGTCAGGTGCTGGAAGGCACCGTGAAGAACATCACCAGCTACGGGGTGTTCGTGGACCTGGGCGGTGTCGACGGCCTCATCCACATCACCGACCTCAGCTGGGGCCGCGTGAGCCACCCCGAGGAGGTGGTGAAGCTGGACGACAAGATCAACGTGGTGATCCTCGACTTCGACGACGAGAAGAAGCGCATCGCCCTGGGTCTGAAGCAGCTGAGCCCGCACCCCTGGGACGCGCTGAGCGCCGACATGAACGCCGGCGACAAGGTGAAGGGCAAGGTGATGGTGATCACGGACTACGGCGCCTTCGTGGAGGTGTCGCCCGGCGTGGAGGGCCTCCTGCACGTGAGCGAGATGAGCTGGAGCCAGCACCTGCGCAGCCCGAAGGACTTCCTGAAGGAGGGCCAGGAGATCGACTGCGTGATCCTGAACATCGACCGCGAGGAGCGCAAGATGAGCCTGGGCATGAAGCAGCTCGCCGCGGACCCCTGGGCGGACATCGAGTTCAAGTATCCGGTGAACTCACGCCACACGGCCAAGGTGCGCAACTTCACCCACTTCGGCATCTTCGCCGAGCTGGAGGAGGGCGTGGACGGCCTCATCCACATCAGCGACCTCAGCTGGACCAAGCGCATCAAGCACCCCAGCGAGTTCTGCA is a window from the Flavobacteriales bacterium genome containing:
- a CDS encoding 4-hydroxy-3-methylbut-2-enyl diphosphate reductase, whose protein sequence is MRSFTIPVHYRSALIGRIKAFRKAQDPRKQDLAPTLLDLGPVRFVFARHFGFCYGVENAIEISYKALEENPGRRIFLLSQMIHNQAVNDDLTARGMHFIQDTHGRMLMDWSALTAEDIVIIPAFGTTLETEARLKAIGIDPLRYNTTCPFVEKVWKRSDQLGDQQYTVVIHGKATHEETRATFSHTVRKAPAVVLRDMAEAELLGRIIRGDEPADTFERVFRSRASDGFDPARDLQRIGVVNQTTMLATETQAIADHLKQVMIGKYGASDIKAHFADTRDTLCYATNDNQDATHELLKAEADLALVVGGYNSSNTSHLVELLERRFPTYFIKDEGEILSADTIQHFNYPGHKLETTDGWLPAKRPLTIILTSGASCPDTLLDKVMLKVLGFVAGVKDPVEVVEGMVSTG
- the rpsA gene encoding 30S ribosomal protein S1 encodes the protein MSTEQNKVTFAEPPADFDWAGLEDDKKGIPAKEREAMEKAYEDTLSSISEKEVLMGTVVGMNKKEVVINIGYKSEGVVPLSEFRYKPDLKLGDQVEVYIEKQEDKGGQMVVSHKTARVHNAWGKVNHAMTTDEVITGYVKCRTKGGLIVDVFGIEAFLPGSQIDVKPIRDYDQYVGKNMEFKVVKINQEFKNVVVSHKALIEAELEAQKKQIIGGLEKGQVLEGTVKNITSYGVFVDLGGVDGLIHITDLSWGRVSHPEEVVKLDDKINVVILDFDDEKKRIALGLKQLSPHPWDALSADMNAGDKVKGKVMVITDYGAFVEVSPGVEGLLHVSEMSWSQHLRSPKDFLKEGQEIDCVILNIDREERKMSLGMKQLAADPWADIEFKYPVNSRHTAKVRNFTHFGIFAELEEGVDGLIHISDLSWTKRIKHPSEFCNVGDDIEVQVLEVDKDNRRLSLGHKQVEQNPWEVFAGTFTEGSVHEGTLVGRNGNNFIVSLPYGVEGTVSTKHLKKADGSKAELEEKLPFKVLEFNGEARRIVLSHTRTFEEGDDSEELGTARGGRARKAPAGEGQSASVKSVNEKVEKSTLGDLSVLSDLKSAMENKERSSMKARNEEDEEGSEN
- a CDS encoding (d)CMP kinase encodes the protein MRRITIAIDGFSSCGKSTLARQLAQHLGYTYIDSGAMYRAVALFAMENGLVRDGVLNKEGLLALLDGIDIRFQHDPMTDRSATTLNGRNVEHRIRSLEVSNHVTLVSPVPEVRAKLVRLQQRMGREKGVVMDGRDIGTVVFPDAEVKLYMTARPEVRALRRYHELKTKGAEVTLAEVEANIRRRDLDDTTRAADPLTMAPDAIAIDNSDITAQEQFELALGHVLDVLAQVGQE